The window aCTTTTATATGTTCTCATGTCCTTCAATTTgtatgtttttaaatttttgaacttTTAACGATGGACTCGAGTCAAAAAGgccaaaatgaaaaaaaaaaaaaaaaaaaacatacaaaTTATAAGAGTGAGACTGAAAATTCATTTTAACAGAtgcaaaaatgaaaaaaaaaatgtaaattacTCAGGTAGAAATGCAAATTAGTTGTTAACAGAATCAAATATTTGGAagagtataaaaaaaaaacaacaatcgGAAGAGTTACAGGCATTTGGCCCGAGTTACACATCAAGTGTCACATTGTCTCATGTTAGACTTAGAACATATATAGATTAATCAAATATACATCAAAAGACCAATAGTATCCCATTATCAATCCAtgcatttgaataaaaaaacgAAAAACGAAttgcccttttttttttttgcaagtgGTCACAATTGGTGACTTTTCTTGAATGGTTTACTTTGCAAGCAGCATTCCTTCCTTTGATGCCTGATTGAATCACAAGTATTGTTTGTTTATCCTTACTCGGTTCTCTTCCCACCATAGCCTAGCATGCGTCTCATGGAACTTCTCTCGGCTACATCGAAAATCAAGTACTGAATCATCAGCATTAGAGGGGTCCGTCGTTGTTACATTAATTGAATCATGCATTTTTGAATGTAAATCTATATTTTATCtgtgattttaaccacacacacaACATGTACATGTGGCTCAACTCAAGTGCTAGTTTTCACTATAAATCCTCGGCATACCTGAATCTAACACGTCTGAGTTCTTTTCTACCATCAGGCAGAGATCTGATGGTCAGGTACACACCAGGCTCATCCTGTTCGACACATTCTGTATCCAAATAGTTGCCATTGTTTAAAGCTCTCTCTCCCGACCGGTCAGCATCTCGAAAAGAGCTAGTCCTCGTCGAAGCGTCTATTGACGATATCTCCCTCTTGACGCCACTACTGCTGGAGAGTTGAGGAGTCGTGGCAACACCGTTAGAGTCATTAATGTGAGTTCGAGAATGTTCATAGCCGTGGCCTAGTGAATGTGAAAGATATCCGTTAACCATTCCATTTGGTCGATCCGGTGTATGAGGTTTTTGCTCTCTTAGTAAAGAAGACGTTAAATGGCTATCTGTACAAGCTCGTGTGTTTGAACTCATGATGTCATCTTGTGATCTAGGAGTCGTAGGAAGAGGGAAAGATTGACGATTCAGCCTCTGCACGTTGTATAGTTCCATCACCTTTTCACAGTTCTCCGTCCACCACCTATGagcttgccatttgttgaacATTTCTTGACTgatgaatttatgataatggATCAGATTCATCAAAATTATAGTTTGTTTCGAAAGTTAATAAGACTCAATGCTGTTATTCTAATCATCAAAACCGAATTAAGCCGCCTGATACGTGATGCGGTGATATAAACATCTTCTCGACAGGGTAGAGACATGGATTTGAACCGATTTTTCTATGCTGCATGGTTACAAAACTCTAACCATTACATTTTAAGATAAGAAACAGGCCCAAGAAAATATGTGGGACACATTTAATCATATTGGATCATAAGATTACGACTGCAACTCTCTGGAGTAACATAGACTTTGCTGGCTCgtgtaataaaaaaaagtaattAAGGATCCCATAAATGCTACCTTCATGGTGTCATGATGACCAAGGATATATATATAGGCCACATCTTGAATTAAAGTCATTGAAAGTTTCTCGTTTTCCCATGTTAATTATCCCTCAAAATTAAGGGGTATACAGGAATATAACTTGGGAGAAAAAACAGCATATAAAATCATCGAGTCCTCCCGATACGAAGATTAAGGTTCGTATCAAGAATAAACCATACAAGTTAGTAGAACTAGCTAGAAAATCTACATGTACAGCGAGTGCATGCATTTGGACACAGAAGTCAAGTGAAAGAAAACTCTTTTTTTtctaatatataaaaatcagATTTAACATTGATGTTTGGTTCAACCAATGTTTTCACCTTAATTTTAACAGagcaaaagaagaaaaaaaagtgTTTATTATGTAAATAATTTGCCGCTCGTGCTTATCGTCTTACAAAAAAAAACTACAATTTGTGGTAGTAATGTAACTCAAACATCTTAAACCATAAAGTAGCTCAAGCGCCATATTTTGATTTCTCATCGAGCGTGGAACAATTATTGCACACAAAACGTTTTTAATATTCAATGGCGACAAAACAAGATGACTGTGAGTAAATAGTGCTAAATGAAAAAATTACTATGTCTTCAAGTTATTATGAATTTCTCCAAAACACACAAGAGTAAAAGCAGGTGCTGGCCTTTTCTATTGTATAGAAGTCAGGTTCTCAGATGAACCATCTTTTCATCACTCCAGTTTTAGAGTTGCAAAAAGATGTACATTGCTTACTTTTTGTCTCATAAACCAAAATTTAACAACCAATATACGACAGCCATTCGCTGGGAAAGGGATTTAATCTCATCTATTTTTATACATAAATTAGTAATCAAGAAAATATATTGGTTGTTATAACTAGAATacatcataatatttttttaaaaaaaaaaaacccgacTAGTAAATATttggtttgatttgattttttattCTGTAAATTATAAGTTGATCTTTTTCACTTTCAGTCACTGTTTGAGTACTATGACAAGCAACATCTAGTTTCATGTTACTAACATGAGACATTATATTAACAtgttaatgaaaatactaaaatttttaattttataaagaCATATAAACAGACTTCGATGATTTTTAGGACCAAAagtccaaatatatatatatatatatatatatatatatatatatatatatatatatatatatatatatatatatatatatatatataaaagatgaGGTTATCATAGTAGTAATTATCTTAGAAgacatcaaaatatttaattccacAATTATTCTTCTTACATACTACCTCACTAAATCACA is drawn from Primulina eburnea isolate SZY01 chromosome 10, ASM2296580v1, whole genome shotgun sequence and contains these coding sequences:
- the LOC140803601 gene encoding protein Brevis radix-like 4 codes for the protein MLTCMEHSSGKASTVEETNAKQPNKTLSSQIKDMALKASGAYRQCTPCGNQQAEQQKRNRNFSGGEPDKSGLRNLYRRAWSSSSGRKELEARLRAISIGEGTPASASGRLADTVVFVEESEPKEWVAQVEPGVLITFLSLPKGGNDLKRVQFSQEMFNKWQAHRWWTENCEKVMELYNVQRLNRQSFPLPTTPRSQDDIMSSNTRACTDSHLTSSLLREQKPHTPDRPNGMVNGYLSHSLGHGYEHSRTHINDSNGVATTPQLSSSSGVKREISSIDASTRTSSFRDADRSGERALNNGNYLDTECVEQDEPGVYLTIRSLPDGRKELRRVRFSREKFHETHARLWWEENRVRINKQYL